One Streptomonospora salina genomic window, GCCGGGCGCGGACGGCTAGGCGGTGCCGGGCCTGCCCCGGCGGAATGCGGACAGGATCCGGCCGCGTCGCTTCCTAGGCTGACGGCATGGACACCACGCAGGCCGGGCCGCAGCCCGCAGGAGAACGCACCGTCAACCCGTTCGTCGTCGTGGACGGCGTGGACGGCTTCATCGCGTTCCTCGCCGACGTCTTCGGAGCGACCGAACGGGCCGAGGCCCGCACCCCCGACATGTTCGCCGACGACGGCACCCTGATCCACGCCGAGGTGGCGATCGGCGACTCGCTCCTCATGATGGTCGACCGCAAGCGGGGGTGGCCGTTCATCCCCGCCCTCACCCAGGTGTGGGTGGCCGACCCGGCCGCGACCCTGCGCCGCGCGACGGCCCGGGGCGCCCGGGTCGTCACCGAGGTGCTGCCGTTCTACGGCGGATCCGACATCGCCCGCTTCCAGGACCCCTGGGGAAACCTGTGGTGGCTGTTCTCCCCGGCCGCCGACGCCGACGCCTCCGCGCAGGAATGGGACGAGGAGTCCTGGGAAGCGCCGAGCGAACCCGGCCCCGTCTACACCACGATCGTGGATGCGCTGCGCGACCTGGAAGACCCGGGGGTGGGCTGACGGTTTCCGTCGGGCTCGCATCCGGCGAGGCCCGCGGTTCCGTCAGCGCGAGTCCAGGGAGTCCTCCAGGTAGCGGGGGCGGCCCAGGAAGAGGCCGGAGACGAAGTTGGCGGTGATCATGACGCCCACCAGGGCCAGCGGCGCGTGCCAACCGCCGGAGACCTCGTGCAGCATGCCGAACAGGAAGGGGCCGGCTCCGGCCATCAGGTAGCCGATGCTCTGTGTGGAGGCCGACATCGCCGCCGTTGCGCCGGAGGTGCGGGTGCGCACCGCGAAGAAGGTCAGGGCCAGCGTGAAGGCCGCCATGCCGATCCCGATCAGCGTGGTCCACACCCAGGTTCCCTGCAGCGGCCAGAGCCACAGGCCCGTCACGCCTGCGGCGTAGCAGGCGAAGAAGGCGGCCACGAAACCGCGGTGGTCGCGCACGCGGGCCATCAGGCTCGGCAGCACCAGCGACGTGGGCACCGCCAGCGCGGTCAGGTACGACAGCATCAGTCCGGCCTCGGCGGCGCCCATGCCCTGGTCGCGCAGCATCTCGGCATACCAGCCGAACATGATGTAGGCGACCGCCGACTGGGTGCCGAAGAACAGCACACTCTGCCACCCCATAGCCGTGCGCAGGACCCGGCCCAGCGCGACCGGCGCCGATCCCGAGCCGCGCGGGGGCTCGTGGCGCAGCAGCGCCAGCCAGGGGATCAGTGCGATCAGCCCGAAGGCGCCGTAGAAGCCCAGTGCCAGCCGCCAGCTTCCGCCGGCCTGCTCGACGGGTACCGTGGCGGCGGCCGCCATGGTCGTGCCCAGCGCCAGGAAGGTGGTATAGACCGTGGTCATAGCGCCCACCCGGTCCGGGAAGTGCTGCTTGACCAGGGTGGGCAGGAGCACGTTGCCCACCGCGCCGCCCGACAGCGCCACGGCGCTCAGCGCGAGGAAGGGCAGCGGATGGTCGACCAGCGGCCGCGTACTCAACCCGAGCGTCAGCGCCAGCAGCGCCGCCGCCAGCAGGCGGTGCTCGCCCAGTGCGCGGATGAGCGCGGGGGTCAGCGACCCGAACAGCGCGAAGCACAGCACCGGCAGCGTGGTCAGCACTCCGGCCAGCACCGCCGACATCTGCAGTCCGTCGCTGACCTCGGTCAGCAGCGGCCCGACGCTGGTGATACCCGTGCGCAGATTCAGCGCGGCCAGCGCCACACCCAGGACCAGCAGCCACACGACGTGGCGGGGACGCCGTCCGGTGGCGGGTCCGGTGCCGCCCGCGGACGGCGCGGGAGGATTGGTCGAGGCGCCCGGCACGCTGGCCTCCGCATAGAAGAGATGGGATCACAGGATCTACATCATGACCGTAACGCATTCGGCGTCGGCACCGCCGTGAAGCCCGATGTGATCTAAGCTCCGCCCTGAACCGCCCGCACACCCGAACGGCCATTCCGAGCATGGCCGCCACCTGTAGGAGGTAACGCGTGCCTCTCGCTTCGACGCGCCGTACTGGCCTTGTCGACCAGGTCATCAGTCAATTGCGCGCCCAGATCGACTCCGGCGAGTGGGGCATCGGCGACCGCATCCCCACCGAATCGGAGCTCGCCGATCAACTGGAGGTGGGGCGCAACACCGTCAGGGAGGCGGTCCGCGCACTGGCGCATGCGGGACTGCTGGAGATCCGCCAGGGCGCCGGAACGTTCGTGCGCGCCTCCAGCGAACTCGGCGGGGCACTGCGCCGCCGGCTGGAGCGTTCCCGGCTGCGGGAGAACCTGGAGGTGCGGCGGGCCCTGGAGATGGAGGCGGCCCGCCTGGCCGCGCTGCGCCACACCGACGCCGACCTGGCCGACATCGACCACGCCATCGCGCTGCGCGATTCGGCCTGGCGGGACGGCGACATGGCCGACTTCGTCGAGGCCGACTTCTCCTTCCACCGCACGATCGTCAACGCCACGCACAACGCGCTGCTGATCGACCTCTACGACGACATCTCCCAGGCCGTCTACGACAGCATCGCCCACACGGCCTACGGCATCCCCGGCGACGACGGCGAGATCGACCACCGCGGCATCGACCACAAGGGCCTCGCCGAGGCCGTCCGGGCAGGCGATGCGGACCGGTCCCTGCACGAGGCCGCCTGCTATCTCGACGAGCTGCTTTCGCTGGCGGGCGAGTGAAGCAGCAGGCTGGAGCCCACGCGCCACATGGCCTCCAGCAGTTCGGCACGCGGCGGGTCGGCGTCGCCGCTGAGCGCCTCGGCCATGAGTTCGCGGAAGGCGCCCAGGGTGGCGGCCGCGGCGAACCGCGGTGAGAAGGAGCCGTCCAGCTCGCCCTCGCGCTGGGCCTTGGCGATGCTGCGCGCGGCGAGGTCGATCTGACCCGCCAGACGCTGGGCGTCGGTCTGGGCGGCGGCGCGCTCGCACAGCCGCCGGCCGATGACCATGCGTCCCAGCGGGGCGTCGCACAGGAAGTCGATCTCGCGGCGCAGGCGCGCGTGCTCGCGCTCGGGCCAGCTCAGCGCGCCGTCGAGGCGGGTGGCGAAGACTTCGCGGTCGTAGCCGTCGTAGAAGTCGTCGACGACGGCGGCCACGAGGCCGTCCTTGCCGGTGAAATAGCGGTAGAGCAGCCCTGCCGAGACCCCGGCCCGGCGCGCGACGGCGGCCACCTCCACGGTGCCGTCGCCCTCCAGGATCGCGGTGCGGGCCGCGGCCAGTAACCGCGCCCGGGTGGCCCGGCCGCGCGCCGAGACGGATCCGCCCGCCCCGCTGGATCCGCCTGCGGCGGCGTCGCCGCACGCATCCGCTTCGTCGCTCATCGTGGTCACCGGTTCCGAACCTGTTACCCGCGCTTGCCCGGGATCGCCTGGTACCAGTGTGCCGGGCGCGAGCGCTCCGCGGCGCCGCCTCTCCGGATCCGGCGGCGCGGAGGCCGGGCGGCGCCGCGGTCAGGCGCGGCCGCGGAAGGCCTCCTCGATGTCGTCGGCGCGCACGGCCGGGCCGGGCAGCTCGGACGGGCCTTCGGCCGCGAGTCCGTTGATGAATACGGCGATCTGGCGGCGTGCCATGCGGTCCCAGTCCGGGCCGTGTTCCAGCGGCTGGGTGATGAGCGCGCTGAAGGTGATGACGTCGGTGGCGTTGACGGGCGCGCGGACGGTGCCGTCGCTGCGTCCGGCCTCGATGAAGGCCTCCAGCCGCCGGTCGATCGATCGGCGCGCCTCCTGGGCCTCGGCGGTGACCAGCGGGGGCGCGCCGTGCAGAGGCAGGAACAGCCGGTCGCTGACGGCGCAGGTACCGGCCAGGAACGCCTCGATCGCGTCCGGGCCCCTGCTTCCGCGGTCCTCGATGTCGTCCAGGAGGCCGTTGAGCAGTCCGTAGGCGCGGTACTCCAGCGCGTGGAGCAGGGCTTCGCGGTCGGGGTAGCTGCGGTAGAGGGTCCCGACGCCGACGCCGGCGTCGGCGGCGACGGTGGCCAGCGGCACGTTGCGGCCTTCCCGCAGCATCGCCGAGGCGGCCGCGTCGAGCAGTCGGCGGCGGTTGGCCTCGGCGTCGCGGCGGGGACGGCGTGGGGCGGGCATGGCGCTCCTCAGCGGAGGCGGGGCGGCTCTGGGGCGTCTTGACGGGGGTGACCCGCCGAGACTAGTTTCCATTGAAACGGACGAAAAATTCCGCTTCAGTGTAGCCGAGGCGGGGCCGTTGCCAGCGCGCCTTTCGGAAGGAGTGGCCATGACCGGCCCCACGCCCTCGCAGTCCCCGGACCCGCCGCCGATCCCGCCGGACGATCCCCAGCGCCGGCTCACGGTCGCACACCCGGAATCGGACGGCCTCCAGCGCGTCGCGCTGGCCGGCGGCCGCTACACGATCCTGGTGCCGGGCGCGCGGACCGGGGGCCGGTACTGCCTGATCGACATGCGGATACCGCCGGGCGGCGGCCCTCCCCCGCACCGGCACGACTTCGAGGAGATGTTCACGGTCGTGTACGGGCGGATCCGGTTCACCTTCCGCGGCGAGGACGTGTCCGTCGGCGCCGGCGAGACGGTGAACATCCCGGCCAACGCGCCGCACTTCTTCCGCAACGCCGCCCCGGAGCCGGCGCGGATGCTGTGCATGTGCACGCCGGCGGGCCAGGACGAGTTCTTCCTGCAGGTCGGATCCCCGATCGACGGAGCGGCGCCTGGGGAGGCGGCCGAGGCGCCGCAGGGGGCGGGCCGGCCGCGGGCCGCCGAGCTGGCCGCCCGGTACCGCACCGAGCTCCTTTGACAAGGCCCGCGCCCGGCGGATCGCGCGGGTGCGCGGGATCCGCCGCCGCGCAGCGGGCGCGGCGGCGCCGTAGGCGGCCCCGCCCGCCCGCAAGCGGCTGACCGCGGCGCCGGCGGGCTCCGGCCTCCCCGCGCCCCGCCCCTGCTCCGCCGGGCCTTCGGCGTATCCGCGCCGGAGGCCTCCTCCGCGTTCGGGCGCCCTCCGCCCGCGCCCTCCTCCCGGCGCCCGCCCCGGCCGACCCCGGGGGCTCGCACACGCCTGCCCCGCAGCACTCCGGCGACGGTGTGTCACCGAGACTTCACCGCTGGGTGACTATAGCCTCGTCCTGCGGCCATGACGGGACCGGACG contains:
- a CDS encoding VOC family protein gives rise to the protein MDTTQAGPQPAGERTVNPFVVVDGVDGFIAFLADVFGATERAEARTPDMFADDGTLIHAEVAIGDSLLMMVDRKRGWPFIPALTQVWVADPAATLRRATARGARVVTEVLPFYGGSDIARFQDPWGNLWWLFSPAADADASAQEWDEESWEAPSEPGPVYTTIVDALRDLEDPGVG
- a CDS encoding CynX/NimT family MFS transporter; amino-acid sequence: MPGASTNPPAPSAGGTGPATGRRPRHVVWLLVLGVALAALNLRTGITSVGPLLTEVSDGLQMSAVLAGVLTTLPVLCFALFGSLTPALIRALGEHRLLAAALLALTLGLSTRPLVDHPLPFLALSAVALSGGAVGNVLLPTLVKQHFPDRVGAMTTVYTTFLALGTTMAAAATVPVEQAGGSWRLALGFYGAFGLIALIPWLALLRHEPPRGSGSAPVALGRVLRTAMGWQSVLFFGTQSAVAYIMFGWYAEMLRDQGMGAAEAGLMLSYLTALAVPTSLVLPSLMARVRDHRGFVAAFFACYAAGVTGLWLWPLQGTWVWTTLIGIGMAAFTLALTFFAVRTRTSGATAAMSASTQSIGYLMAGAGPFLFGMLHEVSGGWHAPLALVGVMITANFVSGLFLGRPRYLEDSLDSR
- a CDS encoding FadR/GntR family transcriptional regulator, which gives rise to MPLASTRRTGLVDQVISQLRAQIDSGEWGIGDRIPTESELADQLEVGRNTVREAVRALAHAGLLEIRQGAGTFVRASSELGGALRRRLERSRLRENLEVRRALEMEAARLAALRHTDADLADIDHAIALRDSAWRDGDMADFVEADFSFHRTIVNATHNALLIDLYDDISQAVYDSIAHTAYGIPGDDGEIDHRGIDHKGLAEAVRAGDADRSLHEAACYLDELLSLAGE
- a CDS encoding TetR/AcrR family transcriptional regulator; translation: MSDEADACGDAAAGGSSGAGGSVSARGRATRARLLAAARTAILEGDGTVEVAAVARRAGVSAGLLYRYFTGKDGLVAAVVDDFYDGYDREVFATRLDGALSWPEREHARLRREIDFLCDAPLGRMVIGRRLCERAAAQTDAQRLAGQIDLAARSIAKAQREGELDGSFSPRFAAAATLGAFRELMAEALSGDADPPRAELLEAMWRVGSSLLLHSPASESSSSR
- a CDS encoding TetR/AcrR family transcriptional regulator, whose amino-acid sequence is MPAPRRPRRDAEANRRRLLDAAASAMLREGRNVPLATVAADAGVGVGTLYRSYPDREALLHALEYRAYGLLNGLLDDIEDRGSRGPDAIEAFLAGTCAVSDRLFLPLHGAPPLVTAEAQEARRSIDRRLEAFIEAGRSDGTVRAPVNATDVITFSALITQPLEHGPDWDRMARRQIAVFINGLAAEGPSELPGPAVRADDIEEAFRGRA
- a CDS encoding cupin domain-containing protein, whose translation is MTGPTPSQSPDPPPIPPDDPQRRLTVAHPESDGLQRVALAGGRYTILVPGARTGGRYCLIDMRIPPGGGPPPHRHDFEEMFTVVYGRIRFTFRGEDVSVGAGETVNIPANAPHFFRNAAPEPARMLCMCTPAGQDEFFLQVGSPIDGAAPGEAAEAPQGAGRPRAAELAARYRTELL